DNA from Desulforamulus hydrothermalis Lam5 = DSM 18033:
GTCGTCTTCCAAAATGCGGAAGTTTTCAACAATGAAGCAGTAAGCCAGTACGCCCATGGCTACCAGGCCGGCGCTGACAGTAAATTCAGCTAAGGAAGGAACATAAGATACCCCGGTGGAACGGATCATACCGGTAATTACCACGTTCATGCGGTTCAATACGACGCCCAGGCTTACCAGTAAACCAAAGATAAACAAACCGCTGCGAGAACTGCTGAAATTACTGAAGCAAATAAAAATGGGGATAATGATACCGAAAATCATTTCAATTAAGAACATATTAGCTTCAAAGGTACCGGAAAATACCAGATTAAATACACCACGGTTCATTAAATCAAAGATTTTCAGTACCAGATATATAATCATGGCATATCCGGAAACTCTTATCAACTTACGCAACACAGGAATAGGAATCCAGTGGTTGTAAGCCTTGCCGGCCAGGGTGGTTTCCACGCAAATCATGGCAGGACCCACGAAGAAAGATGACATTAAGAAAAATAAGAAGATAATGGGCGACCACCATAACGGGTACAGCTTGTCAACCATCAGCAGGTAAAGGGCACCCAGCGAAGATTGGTGCAGGGTGGGGAAAATGATACCAACAATCATTAACACGGGAAGGGCGGCCTTGAAAATATTGTGGAACCTTTTCCCGATACGCTCGGTGGCAATTTCACCAAACTCCAGAATTTGCACAGTTGTATAGCAGGAAACGCACCAGAAAACTTCAAACAGAACCGAGGAATGACCCCAGGATACAAAGGGGCGCCAGAAATTAAACCACTGGCCAATATCAAGGAACAGTCCGGCCATAACCAGCAGGTAACCAAGTAATGAAGTCAGCATTGCACTGCGGGCGATGGGATGGAAATAATCCCGGTGTAAAACGTGTACAATTAAAGCTGTACCATAACCGCCACCGGCCAGGGCAACACCGCAGAGAACGTCAAAGCCGATCCACAGGCCCCAGGGCCATTCATCGCTCAAGTTGGTAACAATCCCCAGACCGGTAACTAAACGAAAAATAATGATGGCAGTGGCCACTGCGGATAACAGCAGCAGTAATACACGTATGGGAGTAATTCGAAAACTCCACTTCTGGGCTTGGGCGTGAGACGCCATAGTGATCCCCCCAATTCTCTGGATATTTAAACTGTTAGGCTTTAATATTTTTATTGTTTTCCTTGGCAATTTGGTTGCGCCGCTTGGTATAGTGGTAAAGACCGGTTAAAACAACGCCCCACGCAATGCCCACAAAGGGAGTGGCGTGCATGTAAGCCTCGGTATAGCTGGGCAGCGGACGCTTGGTAACATTGGTTTTAAAACCTAATTGCTCAAAGGGGATATCAGAAATATAAATCCACTCAGTGCCGCCAACTTCTGTTTCGCCAAAAATGTGTTTTACATATTTAGGATCCTTGGCAATTATGGCCTTGGCTTCTTTTAACAGTTCTTCCCGGTCTCCGTATTTAAATACGCCGGCCGGGCAAACAGACACACAGGCAGGTGCTTCGCCTTTAGCTACTTTATTGCTGCACATCATACACTTTGTTACCAGCGGGAAAGATTTTTCCCACTCGTATTTAGGAACATTGAAGGGACAGGCCACCATGCAGTAACGGCAACCAACGCACAAATGCGGATAATAAATTACCGGGCCTTCTTTGGTTTTTTGGAACGCCTTAGCAAAGCAGGCAGAAGCGCAGGCAGGTTCCTTGCAGTGGAAGCACTGCTGCTTGACAAAACGCCAGACAGGTTGTCCTTCTTTATTTTTGATTTCGTGAAACTTAACCACAGTCCAGTTTTTATCTGAAAGTTTAACGTCAGGGCCCACGGTGGGCTGTTTTTCATCCCACTTGGTGTCGTTATATAGCTTGCAGGCAACGGTACAACTGCCGCAGCCTACACATTTGGTAATATCGACCAGAACGCCTTTTGCCATGGGCTTTTCACCTCCCAATTAATCCAGAGTTATGCTTCTTTCTTAACAGTTAAAGTTTTGCTGCGATCGGTATAATGGGTGTGCAGCAATTCGTGCGCCAGGTGACTGTTAGGGTTTTCCAGGAATTTTTCGTAGAGGGCCAGCACTTCCTTGTTTTCATGGCTCTTGCGTTTGACATAAATGTGAGCATCAGCATTGTAAATGCTGTTAATACGGGCTTGCCGCACCTGGTCAGAGGGCGGCAGTGAGGTGCGGGGTTGGCCGCCGCCGCTAATGCAACCACCAGGACAGCACATAAATTCGATAAAGTGCCAAGGGGCTTCTTTTTTGCGCACAGCCTCCAGAATAGGACGGGCGTTGCTCAGACCATGGACGACAGCAACTTTTATGGTGCCTACACCGGGGATGTCGACAGCAGCCTCCTTACAACCCTTCAGGCCGCGGATGGGAGTCAAGTTCAGTAATGCTTCCGGCGGTTCCTGTTTAGTGATAAGGAAGTAGGCAGAACGAATGGCTGCTTCCATCACGCCGCCGGTAGCGCCAAAGATTAAACCGGCACCGGAGCTTTCGCCCATTAAAGAGTCATATTTTTCGTCCGACAGTGAGTTCAAATCAATGCCTTTG
Protein-coding regions in this window:
- the nrfD gene encoding NrfD/PsrC family molybdoenzyme membrane anchor subunit, with protein sequence MASHAQAQKWSFRITPIRVLLLLLSAVATAIIIFRLVTGLGIVTNLSDEWPWGLWIGFDVLCGVALAGGGYGTALIVHVLHRDYFHPIARSAMLTSLLGYLLVMAGLFLDIGQWFNFWRPFVSWGHSSVLFEVFWCVSCYTTVQILEFGEIATERIGKRFHNIFKAALPVLMIVGIIFPTLHQSSLGALYLLMVDKLYPLWWSPIIFLFFLMSSFFVGPAMICVETTLAGKAYNHWIPIPVLRKLIRVSGYAMIIYLVLKIFDLMNRGVFNLVFSGTFEANMFLIEMIFGIIIPIFICFSNFSSSRSGLFIFGLLVSLGVVLNRMNVVITGMIRSTGVSYVPSLAEFTVSAGLVAMGVLAYCFIVENFRILEDDEHHSHAA
- a CDS encoding 4Fe-4S dicluster domain-containing protein gives rise to the protein MAKGVLVDITKCVGCGSCTVACKLYNDTKWDEKQPTVGPDVKLSDKNWTVVKFHEIKNKEGQPVWRFVKQQCFHCKEPACASACFAKAFQKTKEGPVIYYPHLCVGCRYCMVACPFNVPKYEWEKSFPLVTKCMMCSNKVAKGEAPACVSVCPAGVFKYGDREELLKEAKAIIAKDPKYVKHIFGETEVGGTEWIYISDIPFEQLGFKTNVTKRPLPSYTEAYMHATPFVGIAWGVVLTGLYHYTKRRNQIAKENNKNIKA